One segment of Panicum virgatum strain AP13 chromosome 3K, P.virgatum_v5, whole genome shotgun sequence DNA contains the following:
- the LOC120700335 gene encoding uncharacterized protein LOC120700335 has product MKASATSRYAAYDSPSLSSSPSPRRAAAPSAQTPGGAHGSSSRALVVVGRSGRDLRGAGGLSQPHHQGNLGSVLRRLISMDKKPPSAKACLPVPPAAVAAAVKTNANTRTLAMVLRSERELLAQSQAQEEEIAALRLQLENKDREVEQLKDLCLRQREEIRNASAPRRGRGSARAAGAAAGLGEPPGPRPSSAPRHRGLRPSSARGRARRAVGAVVELCAAPPGVAAELCASPLPPPWVQAPPPRPSPLADMGASSTAAADVARRSRPARLLLPPRATAADAKSGTRALGEQMASSLRSGKEASGGAHIQNVIARGVG; this is encoded by the coding sequence ATGAAGGCGTCTGCGACCTCGCGCTATGCGGCCTATGATTCACCGTCCCTGTCCTCGTccccgtcgccgcgccgcgcagcgGCGCCTTCTGCGCAGACACCGGGAGGAGCGCACGGGAGCAGCAGCCGCGCGTTGGTGGTCGTGGGGAGATCCGGGCGCGACCTACGGGGTGCCGGCGGCTTGTCGCAGCCCCACCACCAGGGCAACCTAGGCTCCGTGCTGCGGCGGCTCATCTCCATGGACAAAAAGCCGCCTTCCGCCAAGGCCTGCCTCCCGGTCCCtcctgccgccgtcgccgccgcggtgaAGACCAACGCCAACACGCGGACGCTCGCCATGGTGCTGCGCAGCGAGCGGGAGCTCCTGGCGCAGAGCCAGGCGcaggaggaagagatcgccgCGCTCCGCCTGCAGCTCGAGAACAAGGACCGGGAGGTGGAGCAGCTGAAGGACCTCTGCCTGCGGCAGCGGGAGGAGATCAGGAACGCatccgcgccgcgccgtggtCGAGGCTCTGCGCGTGCCgccggggccgcggccgggctCGGCGAGCCGCCGGGGCCGCGGCCGAGCTCTGCGCCGCGCCACCGGGGGCTGCGGCCGAGCTCCGCGCGCGGCCGAGCTCGGCGAGCCGTCGGGGCCGTGGTCGAGctgtgcgccgcgccgccgggggtCGCGGCCGAGCTCTGCGCCTCGCCCCTCCCTCCGCCGTGGGtgcaagctccgccgccgcggccctcccctCTCGCCGACATGGGcgcgagctccaccgccgccgcggacgtggcgaggcggagccggcCGGCGCGGTTGTTGCTGCCGCCGAGGGCCACCGCCGCGGACGCCAAAAGTGGGACCCGCGCGCTGGGGGAGCAGATGGCGAGCTCCTTGCGCTCGGGGAAGGAAGCGAGCGGAGGGGCGCACATACAGAATGTGATAGCGAGAGGAGTTGGTTGA
- the LOC120696683 gene encoding ubiquitin-like protein 5, with product MIEVVLNDRLGKKVRVKCNEDDTIGDLKKLVAAQTGTRPEKIRIQKWYNIYKDHITLKDYEIHDGMGLELYYN from the coding sequence ATGATCGAGGTGGTGCTGAACGACCGCCTGGGGAAGAAGGTGCGGGTCAAGTGCAACGAGGACGACACCATCGGCGACCTCAAGAAGCTGGTGGCGGCGCAGACGGGGACGCGCCCCGAGAAGATCCGCATCCAGAAGTGGTACAACATCTACAAGGACCACATCACCCTCAAGGACTACGAGATCCACGACGGCATGGGCCTCGAGCTCTACTACAACTAG